Proteins encoded within one genomic window of Pygocentrus nattereri isolate fPygNat1 chromosome 9, fPygNat1.pri, whole genome shotgun sequence:
- the LOC119264054 gene encoding uncharacterized protein LOC119264054, whose amino-acid sequence MLKLKHVLMELSKKRKELLELSDQSCDIQQEMQKVKAALRPQSLSIEDLSEAEKAVIRFSQFERFNKEIVGLSSGKTEVSKGSTIHRLNPVLENELLRVGGRLCKAAMPEEIKHPIILSKDQHISKLILKHIHEQVGHGGRNQVLSKLREKYWITHANAATRKILSSCGLCRRFKGKLGEQKMADLPVERLTPDLPPFTNVGVDYFGPFEVKRGRSFVKRYGVIFTCMASRAIHLEVAYSLDTDACINAIRRFICRRGQVSHLRSDNGTNFTGAERELKEALAALNHDKIQKVFLQEGIKWSFNAPTASHHGGAWERIIRMVKKILTSLLHQQTLDDEGLHTVLCEVEAIINDRPITKLSEDPNDLEPLTPNHLLTMKRKPVLPPGLFDRTDIRYRSIRASLPDSATALFRKQFGF is encoded by the exons ATGCTGAAATTAAAACATGTCTTAATGGAATTGAGCAAGAAAAGGAAGGAATTGTTGGAATTGTCAGACCAATCCTGTGACATTCAGCaggaaatgcagaaggtcaaaGCTGCATTAAGACCACAAAGCTTGTCCATAGAGGACCTTTCTGAAGCAGAAAAGGCAGTCATTCGTTTTTCTCAGTTTGAAAGGTTTAACAAAGAAATTGTTGGACTGTCCTCAGGAAAAACGGAAGTGTCAAAAGGCAGCACTATCCACCGATTGAACCCGGTCCTGGAAAATGAATTGTTGAGAGTTGGTGGAAGATTGTGTAAGGCAGCAATGCCTGAAGAGATTAAGCATCCCATCATTTTATCCAAAGACCAACATATTTCCAAGCTTATTTTAAAGCATATACATGAACAGGTCGGTCATGGTGGAAGAAACCAGGTTCTGTCCAAATTGCGTGAGAAATATTGGATAACTCATGCCAATGCAGCAACAAGGAAAATTTTATCCAGTTGTGGCTTGTGTAGGAGATTCAAAGGAAAACTGGGTGAACAAAAAATGGCCGATTTGCCTGTTGAAAGGTTGACTCCTGATCTTCCTCCATTTACTAATGTTGGAGTTGATTACTTCGGGCCATTTGAAGTAAAACGAGGACGTTCCTTTGTAAAGCGATATGGTGTTATTTTTACGTGCATGGCTAGTAGAGCCATACATTTAGAAGTGGCCTATTCTTTGGATACAGATGCATGTATTAATGCCATTCGAAGATTCATTTGCAGAAGAGGACAAGTCTCTCATTTGAGATCAGACAATGGAACCAATTTCACTGGTGCAGAAAGGGAATTAAAAGAAGCATTGGCAGCTTTAAACCATGATAAGATTCAGAAAGTCTTTCTGCAGGAAGGAATCAAATGGAGCTTTAATGCACCTACAGCCTCCCATCACGGCGGTGCATGGGAGCGAATCATTAGGATGGTGAAAAAGATTCTTACATCCCTTTTGCACCAGCAGACTTTAGATGATGAGGGGTTACACACAGTTTTATGTGAAGTGGAAGCGATCATTAATGATCGCCCAATCACCAAATTGTCTGAGGATCCAAATGACTTAGAGCCTCTTACCCCCAACCATCTTCTTACTATGAAAAGGAAACCAGTCTTGCCTCCAGGGCTATTTGATAGGACTGATAT aaggtaccggagcatccgtgcaTCACTGCctgactctgcaacagctttgttccGCAAACAATTTGGTTTTTGA